The Lysobacterales bacterium genome has a segment encoding these proteins:
- the glk gene encoding glucokinase, with amino-acid sequence MSRLALVADLGGTNVRFALADADRTGLLRPESIRRFRVSDFPSLSMAALHYRAELEVWPRHALFAVAGRVEREQVAITNHPWHIEIEATRRHLELERLDVLNDFAVLGRALPLLDDDDLRAIGPALPDWTGEGDRCCAVLGPGTGLGVGALLRRRRALLALPSEGGHVGFAPTDALQIELLQRLRGRFGRVSTERLISGPGLANVHQALAEIAGMRATLLSPAAITAGARDDDALCRQSVAVCLDLLADFAGDLVLAFGAWDGAYLAGGLVRELWPWLSPERFRQRFEAKGRFTETMTRVPLAAIVHPEAGLFACAALALAAGE; translated from the coding sequence TGCGTTTCGCGCTGGCGGACGCCGACCGCACCGGCCTGCTGCGCCCCGAGAGCATCCGGCGGTTCCGGGTCAGCGACTTCCCGTCGCTGAGCATGGCGGCCCTGCACTACCGGGCGGAACTCGAGGTCTGGCCCCGGCATGCATTGTTCGCGGTGGCCGGGCGCGTCGAGCGCGAACAGGTGGCCATCACCAACCACCCCTGGCACATCGAGATCGAGGCGACCCGACGCCACCTGGAGCTGGAGCGCCTGGACGTCCTCAACGACTTCGCGGTGCTGGGCCGCGCGCTGCCGCTGCTCGACGACGACGACCTGCGCGCGATCGGCCCGGCGCTGCCGGACTGGACGGGCGAGGGCGATCGCTGCTGTGCGGTGCTGGGGCCCGGTACCGGGCTGGGCGTGGGTGCCTTGCTGCGGCGTCGGCGCGCGCTGCTGGCGCTGCCCAGCGAGGGCGGCCATGTCGGCTTCGCGCCGACCGATGCCCTGCAGATCGAGCTGCTGCAGCGCCTGCGCGGCCGGTTCGGCCGGGTTTCCACGGAGCGGCTGATTTCCGGCCCCGGCCTGGCCAATGTGCACCAGGCGTTGGCCGAGATCGCCGGCATGCGCGCAACCTTGCTCAGCCCGGCGGCGATCACCGCCGGGGCGCGCGACGACGACGCGCTATGCCGGCAGAGCGTGGCGGTGTGCCTGGACCTGCTCGCCGACTTCGCCGGCGACCTGGTGCTGGCGTTCGGCGCCTGGGACGGGGCCTACCTCGCCGGTGGCCTGGTGCGCGAGCTGTGGCCATGGTTGTCGCCCGAGCGATTCCGCCAGCGCTTCGAGGCCAAGGGACGCTTCACGGAAACCATGACCAGGGTGCCCCTGGCCGCCATCGTGCACCCGGAGGCGGGCCTGTTCGCCTGTGCCGCGCTGGCGCTGGCTGCAGGTGAATGA
- a CDS encoding PepSY domain-containing protein yields MIKRTSLAFALVAALGAGGLAIAQVQDAAGVRAALQQAGHNEIRDIEQDDGLWEAKVRGADGRWYDVHVDPGTGQVLDARAGTALMSADQVRTAVESQGYTQVRDLDLDDAIWELDANDGDGRKVELKVSALDGRVLVVDYD; encoded by the coding sequence ATGATCAAGCGCACTTCCCTCGCCTTTGCCCTGGTCGCCGCGCTTGGCGCCGGCGGACTGGCCATCGCCCAGGTCCAGGACGCCGCCGGTGTCCGCGCCGCCCTGCAGCAGGCCGGCCACAACGAGATCCGCGACATCGAACAGGATGACGGGCTCTGGGAAGCCAAGGTCCGCGGCGCCGATGGCCGCTGGTACGACGTCCACGTCGATCCGGGCACCGGCCAGGTGCTGGACGCCCGCGCCGGCACCGCGCTGATGAGCGCCGACCAGGTGCGCACCGCCGTCGAATCGCAGGGCTACACGCAGGTGCGCGACCTGGATCTGGACGATGCCATCTGGGAACTCGACGCCAACGATGGCGACGGCCGCAAGGTCGAACTGAAGGTGAGTGCCCTCGACGGCCGCGTGCTGGTGGTCGACTACGACTGA
- the edd gene encoding phosphogluconate dehydratase, with the protein MPLHPTVERVTTRIAERSAATRRAYLDRIDAARGAGPARQRLSCGNLAHGFAAAGADKPALRGQAAANLGIVTAYNDMLSAHQPMENYPALIKAVARNAGGSAQVAGGVPAMCDGVTQGRDAMQLSLFSRDTIALATAVSLSHGMFDAVLLLGVCDKIVPGLLIGALSFGHLPAIFVPAGPMTSGLPNREKAAVRQRFAEGKASRDELLAAEAASYHGPGTCTFYGTANSNQMLLEVMGLHLPGTAFVNPGTPLRDALTVAATERALRITALGDAYTPIGHTVDEKAIVNALVGLAATGGSTNHAIHLVAVARAAGLVMDWDDLDALSRATPLLARVYPNGAADVNQFHAAGGLGLVIRELLEAGLLHPDIRCVHGGDLRDQACEPWLDGTALRWREPPTASLDTSIVRTVADPFDCEGGLRRLQGNLGRAIAKVSAVAPGHRRILAPARVFESQDAVLDAFRRGDLVGDLVAVVRGQGPRANGMPELHKLTPTLSVLQQRGQRVALLTDGRMSGASGTVLAAIHVVPEALDGGMLAGLRDGDPICIDAEAGTFDVHVDTATLDARPLVHPETAHSAQGDGRELFGLMRAATGNAEQGACALFGASPGTEPEG; encoded by the coding sequence ATGCCACTGCATCCCACCGTCGAACGCGTCACCACCCGCATCGCCGAACGCAGCGCCGCCACGCGACGGGCCTACCTGGACCGCATCGACGCGGCCCGCGGCGCCGGCCCGGCGCGACAGCGGCTGAGCTGCGGCAACCTGGCGCACGGCTTCGCCGCCGCCGGTGCCGACAAGCCCGCGCTGCGCGGCCAGGCGGCGGCCAACCTCGGCATCGTCACCGCCTACAACGACATGCTGTCCGCGCACCAGCCAATGGAGAACTACCCGGCCCTGATCAAGGCGGTGGCGCGCAACGCCGGCGGCAGCGCCCAGGTCGCCGGCGGCGTCCCCGCCATGTGCGACGGCGTGACCCAGGGCCGCGATGCCATGCAGCTGTCGCTGTTCTCGCGCGACACCATCGCGCTGGCCACCGCGGTCTCGCTGTCCCACGGCATGTTCGACGCCGTGCTGCTGCTGGGGGTGTGCGACAAGATCGTGCCCGGCCTGCTGATCGGCGCGCTCAGCTTCGGCCACCTGCCGGCGATCTTCGTGCCCGCCGGCCCGATGACCAGCGGCCTGCCCAACCGCGAGAAGGCTGCGGTGCGCCAGCGCTTCGCCGAGGGCAAGGCCAGCCGCGATGAGCTGCTCGCCGCCGAGGCCGCTTCCTACCATGGCCCCGGCACCTGCACCTTCTACGGCACGGCCAACTCCAACCAGATGCTGCTGGAGGTGATGGGCCTGCACCTGCCGGGCACGGCCTTCGTCAACCCGGGCACGCCATTGCGCGATGCCCTCACCGTCGCCGCCACCGAGCGCGCGCTGCGCATCACCGCCCTGGGCGATGCCTACACGCCGATCGGCCACACCGTGGATGAGAAGGCCATCGTCAACGCGCTGGTCGGCCTGGCGGCGACCGGCGGCTCCACCAACCACGCGATCCACCTGGTCGCCGTCGCCCGCGCCGCCGGCCTGGTGATGGACTGGGACGACCTCGACGCGCTGTCCCGGGCGACGCCGCTGCTGGCCCGCGTCTATCCCAATGGCGCGGCCGACGTGAACCAGTTCCATGCCGCCGGCGGCCTGGGCCTGGTGATCCGCGAACTGCTCGAGGCCGGCCTGCTGCATCCGGACATCCGCTGCGTGCACGGTGGCGACCTGCGCGACCAGGCCTGCGAGCCCTGGCTGGACGGCACGGCGCTGCGCTGGCGCGAGCCGCCCACGGCCTCCCTGGACACGAGCATCGTGCGCACCGTCGCCGACCCGTTCGACTGCGAGGGCGGGCTGCGCCGTCTACAGGGCAACCTCGGCCGGGCGATCGCCAAGGTCTCGGCGGTCGCCCCCGGGCACCGCCGCATCCTCGCCCCGGCACGGGTGTTCGAGTCGCAGGACGCCGTGCTCGACGCCTTCCGGCGCGGCGATCTGGTCGGCGACCTGGTCGCCGTGGTGCGCGGCCAGGGGCCGCGCGCCAACGGCATGCCGGAGCTGCACAAGCTGACGCCGACGCTGTCGGTGCTGCAACAGCGCGGCCAGCGGGTCGCCCTGCTCACCGATGGCCGGATGTCGGGCGCCTCGGGCACGGTGCTCGCCGCCATTCATGTCGTCCCCGAGGCACTGGACGGCGGCATGCTGGCGGGCCTGCGCGACGGCGACCCGATCTGCATCGATGCCGAGGCTGGCACCTTCGACGTCCACGTCGACACCGCCACGCTCGACGCGCGCCCCCTGGTGCACCCGGAGACCGCGCACAGCGCGCAGGGCGACGGCCGCGAGCTGTTCGGGCTGATGCGTGCCGCGACCGGCAACGCGGAACAGGGCGCCTGCGCGCTGTTCGGCGCCAGTCCTGGCACGGAGCCCGAAGGGTGA
- a CDS encoding DMT family transporter — MSVRIPALRLLAAALALAGFAANSLLCRAALAGTGTDPASFTALRLASGAVVLGLLVLPRQGQRLAGNWRAALWLFAYAALFSWAYLGLTAATGALLLFAAVQVTVAGTGLLAGERPGVAGLAGLLLAMAGVVVLLLPGLAAPSPLAAGAMLAAGVAWGLYTLRGRGSRAPLADTAGNFLRTLPMAVALLLIAWPGLRMDGQGALLAVLSGALASGIGYALWYAALPWLPAVTAASLQLTVPVLTAVAGAVLLAEALTLRVAVAGAMVLAGIAMVLVRRRRC; from the coding sequence GTGAGCGTGCGGATCCCGGCGCTGCGCCTGCTGGCGGCGGCGCTGGCGCTGGCCGGCTTCGCCGCCAATTCGCTGCTGTGCCGTGCCGCCCTGGCCGGCACCGGCACCGATCCGGCCAGCTTCACCGCGCTGCGGCTGGCCAGCGGGGCGGTGGTGCTGGGTCTGCTGGTCTTGCCACGGCAGGGCCAGCGGCTGGCCGGCAACTGGCGCGCGGCACTGTGGCTGTTCGCGTATGCCGCGCTGTTCTCCTGGGCCTATCTGGGCCTGACCGCGGCGACCGGTGCCTTGCTGCTGTTCGCGGCGGTGCAGGTGACCGTGGCCGGTACCGGCCTGCTGGCCGGCGAGCGGCCGGGTGTGGCGGGTCTTGCCGGCCTGCTGCTGGCCATGGCAGGTGTGGTGGTGCTGCTGTTGCCAGGACTCGCAGCCCCGTCGCCGTTGGCGGCGGGCGCCATGCTGGCGGCTGGCGTCGCCTGGGGCCTGTACACGCTGCGCGGTCGCGGCAGCCGCGCACCGCTGGCCGACACCGCTGGCAACTTCCTTCGCACGCTGCCGATGGCCGTCGCGCTGCTGCTGATCGCCTGGCCCGGCCTGCGCATGGATGGGCAGGGCGCGCTGCTGGCGGTGCTGTCCGGCGCTTTGGCCTCCGGGATCGGCTATGCCCTGTGGTATGCGGCGCTGCCGTGGCTGCCAGCCGTGACCGCCGCCAGCCTGCAGCTGACGGTGCCGGTGCTGACCGCGGTGGCGGGTGCCGTGCTGCTCGCCGAAGCGCTCACCCTGCGAGTTGCAGTCGCCGGCGCCATGGTGCTGGCCGGCATCGCGATGGTGCTCGTCCGGAGACGTCGCTGCTGA
- the zwf gene encoding glucose-6-phosphate dehydrogenase, protein MGDTKANLLTLFGATGDLAQRMLLPSLHGLQRDGLLPPRLRILCTASSEGDDESFRHRVGALLEPQVAGDAQGEAALRALLARIEYLPASIDATGDLERLTAAIAARRDGEVVYHLSLAPRWYAPICASLGERGLADAGTRVMLEKPLGQDRASAVAINDAVTAIFDETRVYRVDHYLGKEGVQNLIALRFGNALFEPLWNARHIEQVQITVAETVGLEGRADYYDGSGALRDMVQNHLLQLLCLVAMEPPSQFDPSAVRNEKLKVLRSLRGIGRGDVETESVAGQYTAGAIDARAVPGYLEELGRGSGTETFVALRALVDNWRWSGVPFYLRTGKRLPRRCTEIYLQFRAVPHSIFAGTGARVEPNALLIRLQPEERIELILMHKTPGLDRNGLRLSRVALDLDLHEEFSGHRRRLAYERLYLDAIEGNGTLFVRRDETEAAWSWVDGILDGWLHAGSTPRPYPAGTWGPSQAVRLTERHGHSWRD, encoded by the coding sequence ATGGGTGACACCAAGGCGAACCTGCTGACCCTGTTCGGTGCCACCGGCGATCTTGCCCAGCGCATGCTGCTGCCGTCCTTGCACGGCCTGCAGCGCGATGGCCTGCTGCCGCCGCGGCTGCGCATCCTGTGCACCGCCAGCAGCGAGGGCGACGACGAGTCGTTCCGGCACCGGGTCGGGGCGCTGCTGGAACCGCAGGTGGCCGGCGATGCCCAGGGCGAGGCCGCGCTGCGCGCGTTGCTGGCGCGCATCGAGTACCTGCCGGCCTCGATCGATGCCACGGGCGATCTCGAGCGCCTGACGGCGGCGATCGCCGCGCGCCGCGACGGCGAGGTGGTCTACCACCTCAGCCTTGCGCCGCGCTGGTACGCGCCGATCTGCGCGTCGCTGGGCGAGCGCGGGCTTGCCGATGCCGGCACGCGGGTGATGCTGGAAAAGCCGCTGGGCCAGGACCGCGCGAGCGCCGTGGCGATCAACGATGCGGTGACGGCGATCTTCGACGAGACGCGTGTGTACCGGGTCGACCACTACCTGGGCAAGGAGGGCGTGCAGAACCTGATCGCCCTGCGCTTCGGCAATGCCCTGTTCGAGCCGTTGTGGAACGCCCGTCACATCGAGCAGGTGCAGATCACCGTCGCCGAGACGGTCGGCCTGGAGGGACGCGCCGACTACTACGACGGCTCCGGCGCGCTGCGCGACATGGTGCAGAACCACCTGCTTCAGCTGCTGTGCCTGGTGGCGATGGAGCCGCCCTCTCAGTTCGACCCCAGCGCGGTGCGCAACGAGAAGCTCAAGGTGCTGCGCTCGCTGCGCGGCATCGGCCGCGGCGATGTCGAGACCGAGAGCGTGGCGGGCCAGTACACGGCCGGCGCGATCGACGCGCGGGCGGTGCCCGGTTATCTGGAGGAGCTGGGTCGCGGCAGCGGCACCGAGACCTTCGTGGCCCTGCGCGCCCTGGTCGACAACTGGCGCTGGTCGGGCGTGCCGTTCTATTTGCGCACCGGCAAGCGGCTGCCGCGCCGCTGCACCGAGATCTACCTGCAGTTCCGGGCCGTGCCGCACTCGATCTTCGCGGGCACCGGCGCCCGGGTCGAGCCCAATGCCCTGCTGATCCGCCTGCAGCCGGAAGAGCGCATCGAGCTGATCCTCATGCACAAGACGCCCGGGCTGGACCGCAACGGCCTGCGCCTGTCGCGGGTGGCGCTGGACCTGGACCTGCACGAGGAGTTCTCTGGGCATCGCCGGCGCCTGGCCTACGAGCGCCTGTATCTGGACGCCATCGAAGGCAACGGCACGCTGTTCGTGCGGCGTGACGAGACGGAGGCGGCCTGGTCCTGGGTCGACGGCATCCTGGACGGCTGGCTGCATGCCGGCAGTACCCCGCGTCCGTATCCGGCCGGCACCTGGGGACCGAGCCAGGCGGTCCGCCTGACCGAACGCCACGGCCACAGCTGGCGCGATTGA
- the eda gene encoding bifunctional 4-hydroxy-2-oxoglutarate aldolase/2-dehydro-3-deoxy-phosphogluconate aldolase, which produces MSASPDASASPIGRLLRCAPVLPVLVVERLEDAVPLARTLVEAGLPVLELTLRSDVALHAIERIAREVPDCVIGAGTVLDAAQLDAVQSAGARFAIAPGATDALYRAAASARIPFLPAIATASELMRGWELGHRHFKFFPAESSGGPATLRALSGPFPQARFCPTGGIDAARAPAYLALDCVLTVGGSWMVPPAALAERDWPQIRRLAAAAAALNPVAAR; this is translated from the coding sequence ATGAGCGCCTCCCCCGATGCTTCCGCCTCCCCGATCGGCCGCCTGCTGCGGTGCGCGCCGGTGCTGCCCGTGCTGGTGGTCGAACGTCTCGAAGACGCAGTGCCGCTGGCGCGCACCCTGGTCGAGGCCGGCCTGCCGGTCCTGGAGCTCACCCTGCGCAGCGACGTCGCCCTGCACGCCATCGAGCGCATCGCCCGTGAGGTGCCCGACTGCGTGATCGGCGCCGGCACCGTGCTCGATGCCGCCCAGCTCGACGCCGTGCAGTCGGCCGGCGCCCGTTTCGCGATCGCGCCGGGCGCCACCGATGCGCTGTACCGGGCGGCGGCCAGCGCACGCATTCCCTTCCTGCCCGCGATCGCCACCGCCAGCGAGCTGATGCGGGGCTGGGAGCTCGGTCATCGCCACTTCAAGTTCTTTCCTGCCGAATCCTCCGGCGGGCCGGCGACGCTCAGGGCGCTTTCCGGACCCTTCCCGCAGGCGCGGTTCTGCCCGACCGGCGGCATCGATGCCGCGCGGGCGCCGGCCTACCTGGCGCTGGACTGCGTCCTCACCGTGGGCGGCTCCTGGATGGTGCCGCCGGCGGCGCTTGCCGAGCGCGACTGGCCGCAGATCCGTCGCCTGGCCGCCGCGGCCGCCGCGCTCAACCCGGTGGCGGCGCGCTGA
- a CDS encoding RHS repeat-associated core domain-containing protein: MALLTRCLEVDVLGNIIAITPEPGQTQEAARRCEYDALSRLTEVRDANLALIEAFGYDPTGNRTTKTWQGNQQSYVYAPGSHWLLDTGTDQRTYDAAGNLAQRTEGRTEFGYEHGAHNRYQRHLVNGAEIARYAYNGHGERTCAWVGETLTRFVYDTGGRLLGEYQASGKPIIEYVYLGDLPVAAFATHGLVYIETDHLGTPRVVVDAATNATLWHWPLTGRAFGEHDPVAPAQEGNAPFVFGLRYPGQRADGESGLNYNYFRDYEPNTGRYTQSDPIGLIGGISSYSYANLSPMHYIDQLGLFAGYSWELDPTSPRPGRACKEDLCNPLPVCQWTYSKFSECLDFCTSRTNLPEFAIAALALTAPEVFELPNGTNAPPKPYADCGPLRKAARWAKWGTGAYAVASGFSCSAACLHFPCLVDYQ, translated from the coding sequence GTGGCGTTGCTGACCCGCTGCCTCGAGGTCGATGTCCTGGGCAACATCATCGCCATCACGCCCGAACCGGGTCAGACGCAGGAGGCGGCCCGCCGTTGCGAGTACGACGCGCTGTCGCGGCTGACCGAGGTGCGCGATGCCAATCTGGCCCTGATCGAGGCGTTCGGTTACGACCCGACCGGTAACCGCACCACCAAGACCTGGCAGGGCAACCAGCAGTCCTATGTATATGCCCCCGGCAGCCACTGGCTGCTCGACACCGGCACGGACCAGCGCACGTACGACGCCGCCGGCAACCTGGCGCAGCGCACGGAGGGCCGCACCGAGTTCGGCTACGAGCATGGCGCCCACAACCGTTACCAGCGCCATCTCGTCAACGGTGCCGAGATCGCCCGCTACGCCTACAACGGCCACGGCGAGCGCACCTGCGCCTGGGTCGGCGAAACATTGACCCGCTTCGTCTACGACACCGGCGGACGCCTGCTCGGCGAGTACCAGGCCAGCGGCAAGCCGATCATCGAATACGTCTATCTTGGCGATCTGCCGGTGGCCGCCTTCGCCACGCACGGACTCGTCTACATCGAAACCGACCACCTGGGCACGCCCCGGGTGGTGGTCGATGCCGCGACCAATGCGACGCTGTGGCACTGGCCGCTTACGGGGCGTGCGTTCGGCGAGCACGACCCGGTGGCGCCGGCCCAGGAGGGCAACGCACCGTTCGTGTTCGGCCTGAGATATCCCGGGCAGCGGGCGGATGGCGAGTCGGGGTTGAACTACAACTACTTCCGCGACTACGAGCCCAATACGGGTCGCTATACTCAGTCTGATCCGATCGGTCTGATTGGAGGGATTAGCTCCTACAGCTACGCAAATTTGAGCCCAATGCATTATATTGACCAACTTGGCCTGTTCGCTGGATACTCTTGGGAGTTGGATCCCACCAGCCCAAGGCCAGGTAGGGCCTGCAAGGAAGATCTATGTAATCCACTACCCGTGTGCCAGTGGACATATTCCAAGTTCAGCGAGTGTCTCGATTTTTGTACGTCAAGAACGAACCTTCCTGAGTTTGCTATTGCCGCTCTGGCACTCACAGCTCCGGAAGTCTTCGAGTTGCCTAATGGAACCAATGCGCCCCCAAAGCCCTATGCCGACTGTGGGCCGCTGAGAAAGGCTGCTAGGTGGGCGAAATGGGGCACTGGAGCCTACGCTGTCGCCTCCGGTTTCTCATGCAGCGCCGCCTGCTTACACTTCCCTTGCCTTGTGGACTACCAGTAA
- a CDS encoding diphthine--ammonia ligase, which yields MSFVVSWSGGKDSALALARARQALGDDGIVLTMFTEGGERSRAHGLVRAILEAQATALGLPLVTGSATWDDYTPVFVRTLAGLRERQGVTAAVFGDIDLQAHRDWCLRACAEAGVECLHPLWGEPREALVQEAIARGIEATVVAVRADVLAPDLLGRRLDAGLLAEFAATGIDLAGEQGEYHTVVTGGPGFRAPLHLEPGARVLRDGYWFLDLALAAP from the coding sequence ATGAGCTTCGTGGTGTCCTGGAGCGGCGGCAAGGACAGCGCGCTGGCGCTGGCGCGGGCACGGCAGGCCTTGGGTGACGACGGCATCGTGCTGACCATGTTCACCGAGGGCGGCGAGCGCTCGCGTGCGCATGGCCTGGTGCGCGCGATCCTCGAAGCCCAGGCAACTGCGCTGGGCCTGCCCCTGGTCACCGGCTCGGCGACCTGGGACGACTACACGCCGGTGTTCGTGCGCACCCTGGCCGGTCTGCGCGAACGGCAAGGGGTGACCGCTGCGGTCTTTGGCGACATCGACCTGCAGGCCCATCGCGACTGGTGCCTGCGCGCCTGCGCCGAGGCCGGCGTCGAGTGTCTGCACCCCCTGTGGGGCGAGCCGCGCGAGGCGCTGGTGCAGGAGGCGATCGCGCGCGGCATCGAGGCGACCGTAGTCGCGGTGCGCGCCGACGTGCTGGCGCCGGACCTGCTCGGACGGCGACTCGATGCCGGTCTGCTCGCCGAGTTCGCGGCGACCGGCATCGACCTGGCCGGCGAGCAGGGCGAGTACCACACGGTGGTCACCGGCGGCCCGGGCTTTCGGGCACCGTTGCACCTGGAGCCTGGAGCGCGGGTGCTGCGCGACGGCTACTGGTTCCTCGACCTGGCGCTGGCCGCGCCGTGA
- the glk gene encoding glucokinase: MSSALGLVADIGGTNARFALTDLRAEPVAISQPAALCSADFASLEQAAAHYLAQVNVRPRRAAIAVASPVGSDAVRLTNRSWTFSRRSLGSALGLDELRLLNDFGAVARAVPALQPEDCVHLYGPDLPVLHGPVTVIGPGTGLGVAVLVGSPDEGWQVVETEGGHVSFAPLTDLEERLARWISMRHGRASTERVLSGVGLSHIDAVIRGVEADPARTAACDLRDPARIVAGALDDSDPVARQALTQFCAILGSVTADAALIHGARTVMIAGGIVPRFLPFLRASAFQERFLAKGRFSDYLASIPVRVICHPQPGLLGAAVALREP, from the coding sequence GTGAGCAGCGCGCTCGGACTGGTCGCCGACATCGGCGGCACCAACGCCCGCTTCGCGCTGACCGACCTGCGCGCCGAGCCGGTGGCGATCAGCCAGCCGGCGGCCCTGTGCAGCGCCGATTTCGCCAGCCTGGAGCAGGCGGCGGCGCATTACCTGGCCCAGGTCAACGTCCGTCCGCGCCGGGCCGCCATCGCGGTCGCCTCGCCGGTCGGCAGCGATGCGGTGCGGCTCACCAACCGTTCCTGGACGTTCTCCCGTCGGTCCCTGGGCAGCGCGCTCGGCCTGGACGAATTGCGGCTGCTCAACGATTTCGGCGCGGTCGCCCGCGCCGTGCCAGCCCTGCAGCCCGAAGACTGCGTGCACCTGTACGGCCCCGACCTGCCGGTCCTGCACGGCCCGGTCACCGTGATCGGCCCCGGCACCGGCCTGGGCGTGGCGGTGCTGGTGGGCTCGCCGGACGAAGGCTGGCAGGTCGTCGAGACCGAGGGCGGCCATGTCAGCTTCGCGCCGCTGACCGACCTGGAGGAGCGCCTGGCACGCTGGATCAGCATGCGCCACGGCCGCGCCTCGACCGAGCGCGTACTCAGCGGCGTCGGCCTTTCCCACATCGACGCCGTGATCCGTGGCGTCGAGGCCGATCCCGCGCGCACCGCCGCCTGCGACCTGCGCGATCCCGCGCGAATCGTCGCAGGCGCGCTGGACGACAGCGATCCCGTCGCCCGCCAGGCCCTGACGCAGTTCTGCGCGATACTGGGCAGCGTCACAGCCGATGCTGCGCTGATCCACGGCGCACGGACGGTGATGATCGCCGGCGGCATCGTGCCGCGCTTCCTGCCGTTCCTGCGCGCCAGTGCGTTCCAGGAGCGCTTCCTGGCCAAGGGCCGCTTCTCGGACTACCTGGCCTCGATCCCGGTCCGGGTCATCTGCCACCCGCAGCCCGGCCTGCTGGGCGCCGCCGTCGCCCTGCGCGAACCCTAG
- the pgl gene encoding 6-phosphogluconolactonase yields the protein MDAMNAIEHAHPDDNVVAAALAADLALRIDQAIDARGQARLALAGGNTPMALYRLLAAHPLPWSRVVAVATDERCVPHDHPACNHAALQQAFASAEGLDLRALTVADGDSGRSVEHANALLARLDQPFDLVLLGMGVDGHFASLFPGAAQLAAGLADDAPDALRIDPVPLPAEAPHPRISLSLRRLLHSRHRVLLIKGQAKRAVLQSATSGGDTQRAPIAAVLRAPGPPLQVHWSP from the coding sequence GTGGATGCGATGAACGCCATCGAGCACGCCCACCCGGATGACAACGTTGTCGCGGCAGCCCTGGCCGCGGACTTGGCGCTGCGCATCGACCAGGCCATCGACGCGCGCGGCCAGGCCCGGCTGGCGCTTGCGGGCGGCAACACACCGATGGCGCTGTACCGGCTGCTGGCCGCACACCCCCTGCCCTGGTCGCGGGTGGTGGCGGTGGCCACCGACGAGCGCTGCGTGCCGCACGACCACCCCGCCTGCAACCACGCCGCGCTCCAGCAGGCATTCGCGTCGGCGGAGGGACTCGACCTGCGCGCCCTGACCGTCGCCGACGGCGATTCCGGACGCAGTGTCGAGCATGCCAACGCGCTGCTCGCCAGGCTGGACCAGCCCTTCGACCTGGTGCTGCTGGGCATGGGCGTCGATGGCCACTTCGCCTCGCTGTTCCCCGGTGCCGCGCAACTCGCCGCCGGCCTGGCCGACGACGCACCCGACGCCCTGCGCATCGATCCGGTGCCGCTGCCCGCCGAGGCACCGCATCCTCGCATCAGCCTGAGCCTGCGGCGGCTGCTGCACAGCCGCCATCGGGTCCTGCTGATCAAGGGCCAGGCCAAGCGCGCTGTGCTGCAATCGGCCACTTCGGGGGGCGATACGCAGCGGGCGCCGATCGCTGCCGTGCTGCGGGCGCCGGGCCCGCCGCTGCAGGTCCACTGGAGTCCCTGA